acaaataaaatcattaatatgcaaagagcttaaaaggttgaaaggttcatcggatgaaaagctgtataaTGAGTAAATCGaggaacagtaactagtcatgtccaccaactcatctcaccaactcacgctcaccaactcacaaagtcagagcaggtctgtacaggcacaccctattaaccaggggtccaaagccttgaaccccaaaaggggaaaccctccataagcaaacaggttCCGCTAGTATGGTCCATACCATTTCGAGaggtgtcttccactataagaagacagctcgaaGACACTTCCTGGACATTCCGAAAagcagagattccttaatctcttgtcATTCAAGAGTTCTTTGTCACCTCCAAATAACTCTTCATCAAATTCATctcatttgctttcttttctgaaTTCGAGCTAGTCTCGaagaaagaacttcaaagcaaatatctcaatcatactagtgaacctccttccacgttttgcaaacgtggagggaccccgcgacccgcgttaggcaaaactgaacccttcaacccttttgcctgaccagctaagctaccatccttggtcccgtgtttgttgcatcaacagatATCAAACTCTTACAAAAGTTCTATTTGTTTAGAGGTGTTTTGAGTTAAGTCTGTATTTTTATAAAGAAGCTCAATAAACTCATTTTAACcacatattttgttttttttattacatgaaaagagaaaaacaaaaaaaaatgttatttataAAGCTGTCTTTAATAGAAAACAAATTTTAAATACAAAATTGTGAGGATTAGGTAATATATTTGTACGTAGTATCACAAAACATAATAGAAGTTAGGAAAAAAggtgatacaaacacttatataatCAGATCTGTTTGGAGATGAAAATGAGACATGTATGGGCAATCCTAATCCAATATCCGATAGTAAAAATCGTGCACCGTATTCAATGGCGAAACTTGAGATTTCCTACTCCGGGGGCAGAAGTCACCACACCTAAAATAAAAACATGAATTGACCAGAATTCCCTTAAGTGAATAAAATAAACTTAACTgaattttttaacctagttagtactaaaggacgtagagtgtaacgggttttgcaaataaaggaatgtgactgtaattattgaagttaaaggataTCCATTGTAATCTTGAACAAACATAAAAGACGAACAGTGTAATTCACCCAACTTCTTATTATATTCTGACCCTAGTTAAGTATCTATAAAATTTTCTCTGAGCCAATGAGCTAGTGGTGTAGTGGTAAGGAAGACATGGTGTTCCAAGTGACTCAGGTCCAATTCCTACCCCCAGCATctagtttctgcggcacctggtgatgatgagagactaggcgagtaggcggcgatcgtgGTTCGATCCTTAAACTGAGCGGGTTGTACCTCACCGCATTGTCGTGTCTTCAGGCGAGTGTTCTCGGGCTTCAGCCATAGGTGCGGGTTTTCCCCGGTTTAGAAGGCAAATGTATCTTGATATGATGAATTTCACGAATAGCttatttggaggattcgttgaccattaaaaaaataaaaattctttGAGTTTCCAATATAGTGGTGTTTCTTTGCCTGAAAGATTACCAATTTTTTTTCCTTGGTGAAAAGAAGTGTTTTTTGAGAGTAAAGTTAGTTTTATCCAAAATATGATATGAAATAAGTTTTTCACCAACATCCAACGTGGCTGAATTGAAGGATCCTTTCATTCATTCCATCCATTACTTTCCGTACACAAATATCATCAATCAATCCACCACCCACCAGATCTACCGCCAATTCTACCAGATCTACCTCCAAATCTTCCTAACTGTTCATTCAAACATATCAATCTCCTTCATATCATATATATTATTATCATCATGTGCACTACTTGTTGTTTGCGCTAGGGTTTGGTTTTCCGATCAATTTCACCGGACCGATGGTGATTATCGGAGGACATGGAGATGCAGCGGCGAAACGGTGGCGGTAATTACACGAATCAGGCGTTAGATCGGATGGAATCACCTTCGGTTTCGAAGGTGTTTTCCAATggttcatcttcttcttcttcttcgttgAAGAATCCTGTTTCTGATAGTTTATCATCTGGTGGTGGTTTGGGGTATATTGAACATACGGTTACgaaattcgatacgcttgctggTGTCGCAATAAAGTATGGTGTTGAGgtaataatatttattattatttacctTTTGTACTTGCTACGTATATATATTTGGTTAAAACGTTTTGTGTCATTTATGGGAAAATCCTTTTAAATGCTCAactagaacaaaaaaaaaaatgacaaTTTTATGATGCATTTAGCTTGCTTTCAGTGCTGATTAAATTTAAATGCTGAACTagaacgaatggatttttatgcCAATTTGCCAAAGTTGGTACTGTCAATTACAGTGTGTTTTAGGATTGTGAACTGTGAAGAAGAGATGGTTTCAAAccattttatttttgttttgcaAATTAAGAAAAGAAAACCAGTTACCAGTTTATCTGTTTATCGCATTTGTTATAGGGGCAATTTCATATAAACCTCTAATAATATGAGATCAAGTCATATTTGTCTGACTGACCGAGAAATGTTAATATCAAGCATGCCTCTTTTCAAAATATCATATTTTTACCAGTTCTATGAAATACTATTTatactcttcttcttcttcttcttgttacaCTTCAAACACTCTCATTATCTAAATCCTAAGAGAGTGGTAGTTATGTCCAAATGACACCAATATGAATGAAGTCAGGATATATGGTAGTATATTATTACCAACATAGAGCCACTTAGTACTATACGAGTTATTCTATACTCCATAGAATTAATGTATGTCTAAATTTAGATTTGTGCATGCTAATGTTATATATAACTTCGCATTGTATGACAGGTGGCTGATGTCAAAAGGATGAACGGACTGACAACGGATCTACAAATGTTTTCCCGCAAGACGCTTCATATACCTCTTCCAGGAAGGCACCCGCCATCTCCCATTCTGTCAAATGGATACGATATTCACGGGTACCTTTACATCACACATACCCACAAATTTGTTTTTTAACCATCTAATTATTATGTTCGAATCTAATGAATCTTGTCTATAGTATATGGATTTTACACATCATAACATATTAGCATATAGTCAACAGAAAGTGCCAATTTTCGTTATTACACAATGTTATAGATAGTTCATGATTTTCTTGCAGGCCAAAAAGGTCCGACATGACACCACCGACCCGTAGACGTTCTGATTTGCTTGACTCAATCAAATCCCTAAAATTATCATCTTCTTCCCCACGAACCGTTTCACCATCCATGGATGCTTTACGGGACTATTACGGTCTTAAACCGACCAATCCGAACGGTATTGATGAAAGATCCAATTTAGAACACGGGCCAAATCAACTCCACTCTTCCGACCCACCACACGGTCTTCACAGAAAATGTAAAAGCCTAGCATGCGAGTTGACAGAAACAGGTGCCGTAAACGACGAAACAACAACAACGCCTGTCACAAATGGTGAAAAGCCTGATTCCGATACATGGTATGACAACTTAATGAGAAGGCGTAGATCAGAAATCGACCTCCAAAATCCCACCCCGGAAACGATGCTTAAACCGGataccaccaacaccaccaccgcTTTTTCACCTGCCGCCGGGAAAGGCTTAGCACTGAGACCAAAAGCCGCCAGCCGAACCACCAGTGATGCCGACGGGCCGCAAAACATGCCGCCTCCAAAACTAGGCGATTCGGTGATTTCCGACGGTTCTAATGGAGTGAAAAAGTCTTCAAGCTCACCGAGCTTTCAAGAATCAGACAGTAACGGTAATGGCTCTACATCCACGTCATCGATCTGGCCAACTTCCATGTTGAATTTGACGGCTGATCTTCAAGCGCTGTCTACAGCTGCCATTACGAGACCGATATTCGACGGTTTGCCGAAGCCAATGAGCGGTCGGAAGAACAAAGCGGCTATCGATTAGTAACTTTACTTCTTTTTTACATATCAACATATCGAACACCTGAATTGACGGGACAAAGGAAACATAAAGAAAATTATATAATTTTTGTGACTAGAATCAAGTATACATTTAGATAGAAAATTGAATATTAGGAAATGTTTAGGGAAATGCAGGGAGAGGATTGTATGGTGTTTATATGTTCTTATTTATGTTGACTAGTAGGAAATGTTTAGGATTGTGTATCTTTGAATTATTTTGAAACCAAAATGTTAAATTTATGAACATAAAATTCTTTATTGAAGTTGTATTACTAGGAATAGTTTATGCACAATTTGCAGTTTTTTGCTACCTGTGTGGGTTGAATTGTCAGTGGATTATGTTGTTTTTGTAACTTGCAAGTCTGTTCCCAAATAGGTAAACGTATACCTGTTTTACTTTATGTTCATATATATACAATTTAGTGTAAAAAATTATGTGATTTTTTTTGTTGTGTAATCGTATTATATGTTCATTAAAAGCATATGCGTTTGTAAAGTTATTTGTTTAATTCGTTTCGTGTTAAAACTAGGGGTTTTAAGGGGGGCCCCGACACGAAACGGAAAATCATGTATGAACAGAACATGAAATCACGAATGTTCATAAATTAACATGAACACGACCATGTTCATAAATTAACTAACATGAACACGACCCAtttaacttgattttttttttgttgcatAATAATACTTTGAATTTacctttttacaaaaaaaaatatatatatacaaatgcatgTT
The sequence above is drawn from the Helianthus annuus cultivar XRQ/B chromosome 12, HanXRQr2.0-SUNRISE, whole genome shotgun sequence genome and encodes:
- the LOC110894650 gene encoding uncharacterized protein LOC110894650; this translates as MEMQRRNGGGNYTNQALDRMESPSVSKVFSNGSSSSSSSLKNPVSDSLSSGGGLGYIEHTVTKFDTLAGVAIKYGVEVADVKRMNGLTTDLQMFSRKTLHIPLPGRHPPSPILSNGYDIHGPKRSDMTPPTRRRSDLLDSIKSLKLSSSSPRTVSPSMDALRDYYGLKPTNPNGIDERSNLEHGPNQLHSSDPPHGLHRKCKSLACELTETGAVNDETTTTPVTNGEKPDSDTWYDNLMRRRRSEIDLQNPTPETMLKPDTTNTTTAFSPAAGKGLALRPKAASRTTSDADGPQNMPPPKLGDSVISDGSNGVKKSSSSPSFQESDSNGNGSTSTSSIWPTSMLNLTADLQALSTAAITRPIFDGLPKPMSGRKNKAAID